The genomic DNA GCTGCTGTAATATTCGGTAAAATCGCCGTTGGAGGGCTCGGACGTAATATATTTAACCCGGCCTTACTGGGAAGAGAATTTATGACTGTATTTTTTCCGGCAGCAATGGGTTCTGGGATGATATGGGGAAACGAGAGTTTATTAAAATATAAGTATATAGAAATAATCAAATCTTCCGAGCCGGGAAGCTGGGCGGAATATCTGGACAGGATTTTTTTTACTGCAAGCGGTGCCATAGGAGAGTACTCGATATTTCTGCTTGCTGCAGGGGGAATTTATCTTATATACAGGGAAAGAATAACATGGCATATTCCGTTTTCCATGTTTATAGTGATATTTTTAGGGATAACGGTTTTTACATTTTTGGGATTTGATATAAAAATAGCTTTAGGCGGTCTGATTCTCGGCGGGATATATATGGCGACAGACATGCCTACGAGTACTACTACACCTGCAGCAAAAATATATTACGGGTGTATGATAGGAGTATCGGTAATTCTTTGCTGGATGAGCCGTATTGAATTTGAAACATTGTCTTATTCAATACTTATTATGAATGTATTCAAAAATCCTGTGGACAGCTTATGCAGACCAAGGGTATTCGGGACAGAAAGAGAAACTTTTAAAAGAATACTGCACGGCTTTTTCCTTTTTGTTATTATTGCATGTACTGTATTAATAGTGATGTTTTTTCATCATAACAATCTTATAAAATATCTGCTGTATATTTATATAATATGGTCAGCAGTAAGACTTATAAGGTCAGGAGAGGTTTTGTAAAAACAGCTTATATGTAAAAAAGATAAAATAAATCAAATAATAGGAATAAAAAAAGAATAGCCTAAGCTGTAAGAGGTAGAATTATTTTAAGCTAATAAGAAGAATAATTTTTTCATTACCCCCTTAATGAAAAAGCAGCTGCCTTGATCTGGATTGATTCAGGCGGCTTTTTTTTATGAACACGGAAATTAAAAAAAGAGAAAAACTAATATAATTCATATAAAAAAAGTATCGATGCAGTAAAATGCATCGATATATTTTTAAAAAAGTCAAAAAGCAGTTTTATTTTCCTTTTACTACGAATACATAAGAAAGTATACATGAAAGGATAATAGCAATAAGTATTCCTGCTACTGCAAAAGGAAAGTAAGGTCCTATATATGCAGGAAGACTGAATATGCTGGATAATATATATCCGTAAATACGCACTCCGAAAAATGCAATGAATGCAGATGCTGCCGAGCTTCCTATAGTAGCTGCCAGAAAAGCCTTTTTATATTTTGTAAGTACTCCGAATAAAGCCGGTTCTGTAATTCCGAGAAGTCCGGATATAGCAGAGGAAAGTATTACAGATTTTTCTTTTTTATCTTTCTCTTTAAAGTATACTGCAAGTGTAGCACCTGTAATAGCCATATTTGCCATAAACATCATAGGCATAAGCATATCATAGCCCTGTTCCTGAAAATTCTGCAGTGCAATAGGCGTCATGGCATGATGCATTCCGGTTAGTATAGCCACAGGACGGATTGCTCCTACGATCAGTCCGGCAAGAACAGGAGATATATTAAATAATGCCTGTATGATAACGGCAAGACCTTTTCCTAGATAAATACCCACAGGTCCTATGATACTTAATGTAAGAAAAGACATGATAAATAGAGTAACTGTAGGTGTAAAAACAGTTTTTAGAACTTCGGGCATGACTTTATCTACCATTTTATAAACATAACTCAAAACCCATACTGCAAATATAATGGGAATGACACTTCCGCTGTAATTAAACACAGGTATAGGGACAAAACCAAGGAAGCTGAACGAAGCAACAGCACCTTCCTTTGCCGCGGCAATCATATTAGGTGACATAATACATGCCGCAATTGCTGCTGCAAGATACTGGTTTGTCTTAAATATTTTTGCTGCAGATACTGCAAGGAAAAACGGAAGAAAAGTGAATACGCCGCTTGCTGCCATATCTATGATCTTTACTGTATCACTTTCATTGGAAATAATCTTTAAGGCAATAAATCCTGCAAGAAGCCCTTTTATCATCCCTGCTCCGGCAATAGCCGGAACAATAGGACCGAAAACACCCGATACTATGTCCATAAATATGGAAATTATCCCTTTTTTAGAATTTTTACTGTCATTCTGGGATTCTGTATTATTACTCAGCTCCATTTCTTTGGAAAATAAATCATAATAATCCTTTACATTTGTTCCGATAACTATCTGATACTGGTCGCTCTGAAGCTGTGAACCCATTATTCCGTCAAGTCTGTTTATATTTTCCTGATTTATTTTATTATTGTCTTTTAAGTCCAGTCTTAATCTGGTCATGCAGTGCCAGACATTATTAATATTTTCTTTTCCACCAACATTTTGGATAATTAATTTTACAACTTCTCTTTTATCCATTTTTCTCCTTCCAAAGTGTATATTATTTTAAAATTTTAGCAGCTACTAATTTTCTATACTAAATATACCATATCTTTCTGGAAAAGCAAACTTACCATTTTTTATATATTTTTTTAAATATGATAATAAAATAAAGGGTTTTGTTGATTTTTTATGATAAATTGGTATGTTATTTTCCTGTTATTGATGATTTTTTGAAACCAAATTGACAATGAAATTATTTAATGTTTTAATAACATCAGAAACAGTTAAAATATAAATCTTTTAGAAGAGAGGAAGAAATAATGACTCCTACAATAATAAAAAATATAGAATGTATTGTAACAAAGCCGGGGCGCCATAATCTTACAGTAGTAAAAGTGGAAACAGATAAAAATATTACAGGATACGGATGTGCAACTTTTCAGCAGAGACCTCTTGCAGTAAAAACAATGGTAGATGAATATATAAAGCCGCTGCTGACAGGAAGAGATGCTAATAATATAGAAGATATATGGCAGATGCTGATGGTAAATTCCTACTGGAGAAACGGTCCGGTAATAAATAATGCAATATCGGGAATAGATATGGCACTGTGGGATATAAAGGGGAAGCTGGCAGGAATGCCTTTATACCAGCTGTTCGGCGGTAAATCGAAAAATGCGGTTCCTGTTTATACTCATGCAGCCGGAGAAAATCTTAATGAATTATATGAGAAAATAGAATTTTTTTTAAATAAAGGTTATCGTTATATACGATGCCAGCTTGGGTTTTACGGAGGAAATTCAAAAGAGATACATATGACTGAAAATCCTGTCAAGGGGGCCTATTTTGATCAGGATGAGTACATAAAAACAACTTTATTTATGTTTAAATCTTTGCGTGAAAAATACGGGGACAGATTTCACATACTGCATGATGTCCATGAACGTCTGTTTCCAAATCAGGCTCTGCGTTTTGCAAAGGAAGCTGAGAAGTATAACCCGTACTTTATAGAGGATATACTTCCTCCGGATCAGAATGAGTGGCTTTCACAGATAAGAAGCCAGTCTTCGGTTCCGCTGGCAACAGGAGAGCTGTTTAATAATCCTATGGAATGGAAAAATATTATTATAAACAGACAAATAGATTTTTTACGCTGCCATGTATCGCAGATTGGCGGTATAACTCCTGCATTAAAGCTCGCAGCTTTATGCCAGACATTCGGGGTAAGAATGGCATGGCATACACCGCCTGATATAACTCCTGTCGGGTCGGCAGTTAATACACATCTGAATATATATCTTCATAATTCGGCAATTCAGGAATACGTGGAGGAACAGGAAGCTGTACTTACGGTTTTCACAGGAGCGGAAAAACCAAGAGACGGATATTTATATCCCGCAGAGAGAGCTGGTATAGGTGTAGAATTCCTCGAAGAGGAAGCAAAAAAATATCCTGTGGAATACAGACCGCATGAATGGACACAAAGCAGACTGCCGGACGGAGCTATTATGACTCCTTAATACTTTACTTTGGAAGAAGACTATTATATAATCTGATTAGTTAATATTGTCTGAAATGTGCGGAGGGTTCGTATGAAAAAAAAGGAATTTGTGGCACAGGATCTGCTGACTAAAATCTATCAGAATCTGTATAAAGATTATAAGCTTCCCACAGAAAGAGAGCTGGCATTAAAATATAATGTTTCCAGACACACGGTAAGAGAAGCACTGAAAAAACTGAATAATATCGGAATAATTGAAATAATTCAAGGATCAGGGATATTTATAAACCGTAAATTTCATCAGAGCCCCTTGATTTATAATTCGATAACCGAAAAAAAATATAATCAGATAAAATCAAAAATCATATATTTTGTCCCTAAAAAACCCGGGAAAGAAGAAAAACAGATTTTTGACCTGAAGGAAGATGAACTCTTATGGGAATTCCAGAGAGTAAGAATAGTAGATTATAAAATTACACAGATAGAAATATCAAAGCTTCCTGTTCATTTGTTCAGGGATCTGGAGAAGAAAAATATAGAAAGTTCCATACAGAAATATGTAAGGGACAAAAATCTGGAAATTTCCCATTATATAACTACTTATGAGGCAGTATCAATAAACAGGGAACAGGCAGAGCTTCTAAAATGTAAAAAAGGTACACCGGCTATGAAAATATTAAACAGGGGAATACTGGAAAACGGAATGGTATATGAATACAGTGAAATAATAGACATTGATTATTCCTGTACATATTTTATACCGTTTAATAAACAGAATCACAGTTTCAGACAGTTAGTGCCGTGAGCATCTTGCTTCTGAGAGCTGCGAATACACGGCTTATTTAATAGGGAATAAATCCGGATATACTGATGTAATAAAAAGCTGTCCTGAGAAATAGTTTCTTAATGAAATTATATTTCAGGATATTTTTATATTCTTTAATTCTTATATTAAAAATGAAATATTGTACTTTTGTCATAAAGAAACAGCAGAATTTATTTTACTTTTAGTTGATAAATGAATATGGTATAATTAGAGCAGTAAAAATGAAATATTATTATATAGCTATTATGAATTTTGATATGAGTAAAATGAGGAGGGAAATAATGAAAAAACTATCAGGACTATTGATATTGATCGGACTGACAGCATGCACTTCAGTAAAGAGCGGTACAGGCAGCGAGAATACCAAGATAGGAATGCCTAACCCGGCTTCTAAATATTGTGTGGAACAAGGCGGGAAATCTGAGATTAGAAAAGCAGAAAATGGAGGAAGCTACGGCGTATGCATATTTAAAGACGGAAGTGAAGAGGATGAATGGGAATATTTCAGAAAAAATAATGCAAAATAGTATGTAGCTTATCATTAAAGAGGACAAGAATCGACTAATGTTTTATCACCTGTTTTATTATAAAAAAATATTGATGGTTTCTACTATAGGACACGGTTTTAACTATAAATAATTATTTACTTTTTTTGCTTTTTAGGGTATAATATATGTTCTAAAATCAGAAAAATAAACAATAATTATGTGACTAAACAGATACAACATCTGTATATATTTCAAAATTGGTCTGGGCTTTACAGCTCTTTGATTTCGTGTTACAAATTGTCAACATACTGTTAATATTGAAATTCTATATTGGATAGGGATAAATAAACACTGGGAGATAAAAGGAGAAAAATGAAATTTTTAATGAAGTTTTTTCGCAAAATAACATGTTTTAAAAAACTGGATCATACAAAATTTACTTTGGAATCACAATATCTGGAGTATAAAGATTCAGATTACAAATATTATTATTTTAAAGATATAAGGACTAACCGTTATGTAAAGGTACTAAAGGAAGAAAATGACGAAAAGCTGGATATTTACACAAATTGGCTGAATAATAAGTAAATATGTTATTTTGTACTAAAGAAATCAGGGAGCAGAAGACCCTGATTTTTATTTTCTCTGCATTTTTTAAAATAAAAATTTACTTTGATAGACAAAGTATGGTAAAATTGAAAAGAAATAATTATAGTAATATAGATATATGGAGGTCATTTTGAAAAAGTTATTTAAAGGAATTTATATTATTTTGGGAATAATATTTTTAGGTGTCGGTATTATAGGAATAGTACTTCCTGTATTGCCAACCACACCGTTTGTACTTCTTGCTTCTTTTTGTCTTGCCAAAGGCTCTGACAGAATAAATAATCGTTTTAAAAAAACCAAAATATACAGAGAGTATATACTGAATTTCAAAGAAAACGGACTTACAAAAAAGCAAAAGATAAGAATAGTGCTTACAGCGGATCTGATGCTGCTGGCAAGCGGGTATTTTGTCAATAATTTTCATGTACGGATTTTTTTGTTCTGTCTTGCATTAATAAAAACAGCAGTTATTTTCAGAATAAAAACAAATGCCGGAGAGCCTGCATAAAAAAGTAGATATTTCGAATAAACCAGAGAAAATAAAAGTTTCTGTCCAAAGCTTTTATTTTTTTATGTAACAAAATAATATTCTAAAGAACTGAAAATTAAAATTAGTTTTTATCCCAGAAAATATAAAGAAATAATAAGAAAATAGTATTTTTAACCAAAAGCAGCTGCAGAATAAAATTGACAAGGATAATAATTTTTAGTAAAATACAGGTAGATAGTAATCCTAAAATCTTTTCGATAATCACAATCTAATTTCCAAAAATTCGATTTTTTATTCTTATTATTAAAATATTTAAAAAAACAAACTTGCTGTTTTACAATGTAAAATAGGTTTTTATAATGCTTTTCAAAAACTCTGTTCCGATTCATTTATATTTTCTGTTCTTATCTGTTCCAAAAAAATCCATAACTTATTCAGTCTATAATTTTTTAGTTTATATAAATTTTATAGTGTAAGGGTGTTTATATTAAAACATGAAAGGAGGGATACTGTTTATCTGTCGGCTTTTGTAATGCTTTTTGATTTTATTTGAAATAAATTCTGCAGTTTTAAACACAGGAACAGGAGGAAATTATGAGAAAAGCAGTATTGATATTTCTGGTATTATGTACAATATTTGTAGTATACGGAAAAACAGATGAAGATATGAGACTTCTGGAAGAAAGCATAACTAAAGATTATGATCAGGACGGTAAATATTCGGCCTATGAAAAAGCTTTAAGAAGGGCACAAGAAAGTATTTATGTAGCACTGCCCGAAAAAAAGGTTATTGGTATACAATGCTGGAAAAAATCAAAATTGAAGAAGCGGAACTATATACTGATGTAGAAGCGAGAATGAAGAAAAAATAAAACAGGAGGATAAAAATGAAAAAAATATTGCCTGTATTTTTGTTTTTTATCAGCTGCAGCAGTATCCAGTGCTGTAAAAACATATGAATACAAAAGAGAATTAAGAGAAGGGGCAAGAGGGAAATGGGTAAATCTGAGAAAACATTTAAGTAGCGGGGAAGGGCTCGAAAAAGAGCTGATAAAAGTAGACCGCCAAATAGATAAGAAGGTGAATGAAATTCAGGAAATAGAAGAATTATTATTTAAAATAGAAAAATATAAGATTGAAAATAATATCAGATGATTTCAAAGGAGGAGAAATGAAAAAATATAAAAAGTTTATAGTAGGATTTTTAGCATTGAATTCTATGATAACATCCTATAGTGAAACTTTGGGAGTTCAATCTTCGGGAAAATATGACAGAATATACGAAAATATAATAAAAAATATAAACAGAGGCAGACCAAGCGATACTTCATATAAATTAATAGAACAAATGCTGAAAAAGAAAAATAAAGAATTAAAAGATTTATATAATCAGGGCGATTATATTGTAAAGCCTGAATATCTGGAATGGCAGATATTTTTCAGCGGATTTTATGCAGAAAGGGATAAGGGGGATAATACTGAGGAAAATGCTGAAAGACATTCAGATCCTACATATGGGACAACAGGGTTTTATGACGAAGACGGCAGATATATAATAACAGGAACAAATAAAGCAGCTTACGGAAAAGAATACAGAGATCCTCAGGCACCAAGAACCGTTAATCTGGGAGTAAGCATTCCTATAAAAGGGCTTTCCAGAGGAGAGGTACACCTTGATTTGCCGTCGGGAAGTCCTGTAGAGATAAATCCGAGAAATTATGATGTATCTCCTCCTTCCGGGCTGGTAATTCCTGAAATTAATGTGTTCAGATTTGAAATAAATATTCCTTCAGTAGTCCTGCCTGTTATAACTACTCCGGGTTCATTTACCGTATCTGTTCCTGATACCGGTAATGGAGATGATACTGGAAGTTATCTTGGAGTAGCAAATTCATATACTGCTAAAATAGCTCAGTTTAATCTTACATCAGGACTTTTGGAAGGAACATGGAGCAGTACTTCCAGTCTGTCTGCTTACAGAGCAGTAAATTTAAACGGGAAAAGCGATTACGGCGGAACTACAATGGGAAGCAGAGCAGATATTACAAATTATACTTATTCTTCAAACAGCGGTGACGGAGCCGTGGCACTGTATAAAGTAGGGGGAGCTGAAAAAATAACACTGGGGACACAGGGAGATCCAAATGCTTTTATAATGAGAATAATAAGTAATGTGGGTGATTCATATCCGGCTGCCAGTACACTTCCGCATTTGATACAATATGATCCTCACGGAAGCCGAGGGACTTATAACAGATATCTTACGAATTATTACGGAACAGGAATTACGCCTTCAGGAATATTTGATTATTATGCAGAGCTTAATAACTACGGAAGACTGGAGGGAATAGGTGATTCATTTCTAATGATAGGTCTTCAGGAGCATACGGGAAATTTCAGCCCCACTGTAAAAAATTACGGAACAATAATAGGGATCGCAGATGATCAGTATACTCAGGGCGGAAGAAGACATGTAGCTTTTTCATTTATGGCACCGCAGCAGCATGGAACACAAGGCAGAAGATTTGAATTTTATAATATGACCGGTGGAAAAATTGAACTGCAGGCAAGAGAAAGTATTGCATTTAATTTTGGTGCTTCTCCCGGACTTGCTACCAGACCGCATTTTTTGATATATAATGACGGAGATGTTGTTCTTTACGGGAATAACAGCGTGGGAGTGAAAACAGCAAATAATAATCTTGATCTCCCATATTCAAAACTGGTATTTAATAAACCTATAAGAATAAACGGAGATCAGAGTATAGGAGTAGAACTGGTAAAAACTATGGATGACGGATATGGAAATGTAGAAGCCGGGAAATATGATCCTATGGAAGCTGTGATCAAAGTCATAATAGGTGACGAGCCGAACAGTAACACCGGAGATTCTAAAGGAGATAAGTCAAAAGTAGAAGAATCAATAGGTTTATATATAAATAAATCAACTATTGATTACAGGCTCGGAACCTTTGATTTTCAGTTTGGGGAATATGCCAAAAGAAGTACTTTGATTAATATTTCCAGCGGAAAGTTATTTCTGGATGATAATAAAGTAAGTGAAATATTCATAAATAAGGGGATAGATAATTTTGGTATTATTGCAACAGGATCAGCCTCCGAATTAACATTAAAACCAAATATTAAAATAGGAACTGCGGCGGATAATGTAAACGGAACAATAGCATTATACGGGACAAACGGAGCAAAAATTCATCTTCATTCCGGAAATAATATCGAAACAAACGGACTAAATTCTCACGGAATAATACTAACCAATTCGAATACAGTTCTGGATGATACATCATCCGGCGGTTCAAACCATTCTTTTACAGCGACGGGTAATGAAAGTACAGTAATATATACAGAAAACGGAGCTTCAGTAAATCTAGCCAATTCATCAAATATAGATGTAAAAGCAACAGGAGAAAAATCAATAGGGGTATATACAAAAGGAGGAACAGTAACACTGGGAACAGCAGGTACAGGTACGGGAACATATGAAATAGGGAAAAACGGAGTTCTCTTTTATAGTGACGGTACCGGAAACGGAAGAATAAATATTTCGGGAACTGACTTTACTGTGGGAGAAGGTTCATTATTTGTAAGAATAAATACGCCGTCGTTAATTGCAGGTAATCAGCAGATAAATTTTACGCATAATACAGGAAATACAAATCTGAATCTGCTGTCAGGAGGTATAGGATTCGTCTATACCGGAGACGGAATTAATCCGGTAGGGCTTTCAGATATTCAGAATTATTTTTCAAATAATTTTACCGGAATCAGCAATATGAATGTAACAGTTAATAAAGGAGCAAGACTTTTTGTAATAGAAAAGTATGCATCTATGAATCTTTCGGATATTATAGCAATCAGTTCCCCGACAGGCTTATTTAATGATGTGCGGAATAACGGCGGAAGTAAAGCATTTATGGTAAGGGGTAATCTGGTTCTTGATCCTGCAGGGGGTGTAATTAACCTTGATGATATAAATGAAGATTATAATAACATAGAAAGAGCACTAACGGGAATAACGGTGCCTTCGGGGGTGACTGTAACAGGAAGCGGCGACAGACAGACTGCATTGGTAGATGATAATTCATATGACAGTACATTATATGTAAAAATGGAGAATAACGGAACTATAAATCTTACAGGAAATAATTCAACAGCAATATATGTCAATAACGGACAGATTGATAATAAGGGAACGGTCAGCTCTATAGGTAACGGAGGAATAGGGTTGTTTGGAGAAAATGGTACAGTGATTAAAAATACAAATTTAATAACCATAGCCGATAACGGAGTAGGAATATACGGGATATCATATCAGGATCCTGCTTCAGTGCCTGTATACGGCGGAGGGAAAATCAATATTACCAATACAGGAATAATTCAATCAAATACGGGACAGCACGCTATAGGAATATATGCCGAAAATAACAGGACAGGCGGAGGAATTGCGGATTCACATATAGATTTGTCAAATGGAAAAATAAATCTTCAGAATTCAGAAGGAGCAATAGGCTTATATGTGGATAAAGGAACAGTCACAGACTCAGGCTCTGAGATAACTGTGGGAAAAAACGGCATAGGAATATATGCAAAAGACAGCGATATAACATTAACAGGGACAACAGTAAATTTATTTGGTGATAATGCTTTGGGGCTGTATGCTGACGGAAATACCAATCTTATTGGGAATGGCCAGATAAACATATCAGGAAAAAATGTTGTGTTATTTAATATGGTTTCAAGCGGTTCAATAACTAATAATTTTGTGGTAAATAATGTAGCACCCGGTTCTTCATATACTTTGGGAAATATATCCGGAACGAGCTTTGAATATGCGGGAAGCAGTCACCTGTCATCAGATGGAACGCTGATTAGCGGAAAAGATTCCACAATATTATTAAATGCTCTTTCATCAGTAAATGCTAATTCGGGAGAAATAAATATTGCTGCTCTTATAGCAGACGGGCAGTATACAGGAATTACTCCTTCAGGATTCACTCCGGGAATAGAGGGGGAAAACAGAGGAACAATCATAATGGGGAATTTATCCGCGGGATTAATAGGGAAAAATAATGCAAGATTAAAAAATGACGGTTTCATAACTGTAGGAAATAATTCGGCAGGTATGACATCTTTTGGAGGAGGTGCCCTTTTATTAAATACAAAATCTATAATAATAGGGAGTGATTCACACGGGATGTATCTGCAGAATGGTACTGATATAACCAATGATACGGGGGGAATAATAACAAGTGCCGGTAATAATTCGGTGGGGATATATGCTGATGCTATAACAGGGACTATTACAAACAAAGGGATAATAAGGTTAACCGGTGATAAAGAAATAGGAATTTATGCAACAGGAGCAAGCAATAAAATAATTAACAATGACGGTTTAATAGAAATAGGCGACTCAATTGACATAAATGTCCCGAATATAGGAATCTACAGCGAAACTGCCGGAGATACATTTACCAACAACGGAACTGTAACTTCCGGAAAAAATTCAATAGGAATGTACAATTACGGGGATACGGTAATACAAAACGGAATATTGAATGTGGGAGATACGGGGGTGGGAGCATATATAACAAATGGTAATATAACTAATACAACTGCAGCACAGTTCAATTTTATGAGCATAAATGCTATAGGAGTATATGCTTTAAACAGTCAGGTTTCCAACAGTGCCTTGATGAATATAGGCAACAGTAATTACGGATTTATATTAATGGACAGCAGCTTTATAAATATGGCACCTAATATTAATCTGGGAACAGATTCGGTGTTTGTTTACAGATCAGGGGCAGGAAATATAGTAAATAATGCAGGTACTGCCATAGCAATGAGCGGATCAGACAACATTGCTTATTATACGATAAACGGCGGAAGTATAACAAATGACGGGGATATTATCGGAACAGCCGGAAAAAATAATGTAGGTATTTATAATGTCGGAGGCGGAATTCTAAATAACGGTATAGTGGCGATAGGTGATTCAGATATAGCATATAAAAAAGACAGCCTGGGAAACTATATATATGATGTTAACGGAAACAGAATACTAGATGCGGAGAACAGTAAATATGCAGTTGGACTTTACGGGGAAGGTTCTGCTATATCAAACAGTGCATCAGGAAATATTACAGTAGGTGAGGGTTCGATAGGAATAGCCACAAAGGGCGGAAGCGGAATCAATGATGGAGTAATAACAGGAACGGGTGAAAGTACAAGAGGTATGTATACTGAGAAAGGAACAGTAATAAATAATAATATCATAAATATAACAGGGGATAATGCAATCGGAATGGCAGGAAACGGAGCAGGATCAGTAGTTATAAACAATGGTACGGTTACAGTTACCGGAAAAAATGTAATAGGATTATACGGGAATCTCGCAACAACAGTAATAAACTCTGGAACAGTAATAGCAAATGGCGAAGGTGCAGCGGGAATAGTACTTTCACAAGGTTCGAAGCTGGATAATACAGCAAGCGGGACTATGATAATTAATAGTGTAAGAACTGAGAATTACGGGACAAGTGCCGGTGAAATATATGAAACTCCTACAATAATAAATTCAGGAGTAATAAAAATATCAGAAAAATTTGAGACAGACGGAATAAATGTAGTAATAAAG from Sebaldella termitidis ATCC 33386 includes the following:
- a CDS encoding autotransporter domain-containing protein, yielding MKKYKKFIVGFLALNSMITSYSETLGVQSSGKYDRIYENIIKNINRGRPSDTSYKLIEQMLKKKNKELKDLYNQGDYIVKPEYLEWQIFFSGFYAERDKGDNTEENAERHSDPTYGTTGFYDEDGRYIITGTNKAAYGKEYRDPQAPRTVNLGVSIPIKGLSRGEVHLDLPSGSPVEINPRNYDVSPPSGLVIPEINVFRFEINIPSVVLPVITTPGSFTVSVPDTGNGDDTGSYLGVANSYTAKIAQFNLTSGLLEGTWSSTSSLSAYRAVNLNGKSDYGGTTMGSRADITNYTYSSNSGDGAVALYKVGGAEKITLGTQGDPNAFIMRIISNVGDSYPAASTLPHLIQYDPHGSRGTYNRYLTNYYGTGITPSGIFDYYAELNNYGRLEGIGDSFLMIGLQEHTGNFSPTVKNYGTIIGIADDQYTQGGRRHVAFSFMAPQQHGTQGRRFEFYNMTGGKIELQARESIAFNFGASPGLATRPHFLIYNDGDVVLYGNNSVGVKTANNNLDLPYSKLVFNKPIRINGDQSIGVELVKTMDDGYGNVEAGKYDPMEAVIKVIIGDEPNSNTGDSKGDKSKVEESIGLYINKSTIDYRLGTFDFQFGEYAKRSTLINISSGKLFLDDNKVSEIFINKGIDNFGIIATGSASELTLKPNIKIGTAADNVNGTIALYGTNGAKIHLHSGNNIETNGLNSHGIILTNSNTVLDDTSSGGSNHSFTATGNESTVIYTENGASVNLANSSNIDVKATGEKSIGVYTKGGTVTLGTAGTGTGTYEIGKNGVLFYSDGTGNGRINISGTDFTVGEGSLFVRINTPSLIAGNQQINFTHNTGNTNLNLLSGGIGFVYTGDGINPVGLSDIQNYFSNNFTGISNMNVTVNKGARLFVIEKYASMNLSDIIAISSPTGLFNDVRNNGGSKAFMVRGNLVLDPAGGVINLDDINEDYNNIERALTGITVPSGVTVTGSGDRQTALVDDNSYDSTLYVKMENNGTINLTGNNSTAIYVNNGQIDNKGTVSSIGNGGIGLFGENGTVIKNTNLITIADNGVGIYGISYQDPASVPVYGGGKINITNTGIIQSNTGQHAIGIYAENNRTGGGIADSHIDLSNGKINLQNSEGAIGLYVDKGTVTDSGSEITVGKNGIGIYAKDSDITLTGTTVNLFGDNALGLYADGNTNLIGNGQINISGKNVVLFNMVSSGSITNNFVVNNVAPGSSYTLGNISGTSFEYAGSSHLSSDGTLISGKDSTILLNALSSVNANSGEINIAALIADGQYTGITPSGFTPGIEGENRGTIIMGNLSAGLIGKNNARLKNDGFITVGNNSAGMTSFGGGALLLNTKSIIIGSDSHGMYLQNGTDITNDTGGIITSAGNNSVGIYADAITGTITNKGIIRLTGDKEIGIYATGASNKIINNDGLIEIGDSIDINVPNIGIYSETAGDTFTNNGTVTSGKNSIGMYNYGDTVIQNGILNVGDTGVGAYITNGNITNTTAAQFNFMSINAIGVYALNSQVSNSALMNIGNSNYGFILMDSSFINMAPNINLGTDSVFVYRSGAGNIVNNAGTAIAMSGSDNIAYYTINGGSITNDGDIIGTAGKNNVGIYNVGGGILNNGIVAIGDSDIAYKKDSLGNYIYDVNGNRILDAENSKYAVGLYGEGSAISNSASGNITVGEGSIGIATKGGSGINDGVITGTGESTRGMYTEKGTVINNNIINITGDNAIGMAGNGAGSVVINNGTVTVTGKNVIGLYGNLATTVINSGTVIANGEGAAGIVLSQGSKLDNTASGTMIINSVRTENYGTSAGEIYETPTIINSGVIKISEKFETDGINVVIKVDPESVRKPTPEEIAAGGYDPSDSGADYLISNAVSIEAPSFTITDPLQISGNFTEGTNVKKYKLEDIIKSASGHGVNEGMVPVVSRSLTWRATPIVNEAGHVDIWMEKIDYNEFTGGLWYEEFGAALEDKYYNAAGDALTIYDKIDVIEKESDFRHVMASLAGNIYSNINQREEDMARTFENALDVIINSKNNTKENIKINIIAGKGKTKDDTDGITDYDYTTTGILALREVERTHRHTFGYSLGYLHTGFEFKDGNESEELVDTIQLGVHNKYTVNGWKLRNDLTGRVSFHNIDRNIDWPNRPFGTEREEMNGNYETYSFTSDNILGKEFSIGKQVSVMPYGAFRAMYVTRPTFSESGTERLQVEGNDAWSAKPRAGLEVKGEMPLSNKTAWKLTGKLDFAYEYELADLNERERAKLIAVEDSYHKLSKPEEEKGMFRAKALFGIEVEDRYGLFLTGEYMTGNDDQDDYRAGVTLKAVF